The following coding sequences are from one Bradyrhizobium sp. WSM471 window:
- a CDS encoding alpha/beta hydrolase, translated as MTESSFVHRFEPATSAGSPPLLLLHGTGGDENDLLGLGRMISPGSALLSPRGRVLEHGMPRFFRRLAEGVFDEDDVRRRAHELGDFVAEARHRYGLAAPVAVGFSNGANIAAALLLLEPDALAGAILLRAMVPLSDPPKAELGGKPVLLLSGQADPIVPGSNSGKLASLLSEAGARVEHKVLPAGHQLSQADVTLARDWIGKFAVEVV; from the coding sequence ATGACCGAGAGTTCATTCGTCCATCGTTTCGAGCCCGCGACCAGCGCGGGCTCCCCTCCACTCCTGCTGCTGCACGGCACCGGTGGCGACGAGAACGATCTGCTCGGGCTCGGCAGGATGATCTCGCCCGGCTCGGCCCTGCTCTCGCCGCGCGGCCGCGTGCTCGAGCACGGCATGCCGCGTTTCTTCCGCCGCCTTGCCGAGGGCGTGTTCGACGAGGACGACGTGCGCCGCCGCGCGCACGAACTCGGCGACTTCGTCGCGGAGGCACGGCATCGATATGGCCTCGCCGCGCCGGTTGCGGTCGGCTTCTCCAACGGTGCCAACATCGCGGCCGCGCTGTTGCTGCTGGAGCCGGATGCGCTGGCAGGCGCGATCCTGCTCCGCGCGATGGTGCCGCTGTCGGATCCGCCGAAGGCTGAGCTCGGCGGCAAGCCCGTCCTGCTTCTGTCGGGGCAGGCTGATCCGATCGTTCCGGGGAGCAATTCGGGGAAGCTCGCCTCGCTGTTGTCGGAAGCCGGAGCCCGGGTCGAACACAAGGTCCTGCCGGCGGGCCATCAATTGTCGCAAGCCGATGTGACGCTCGCCCGCGACTGGATCGGCAAATTCGCCGTCGAAGTCGTCTGA
- a CDS encoding ring-cleaving dioxygenase, with product MSGLHHVTAIAGDPIRNFGFYTRDLGLRFVKKTVNFDDPGTYHFYYGDETGRPGTILTFFPWAGVPAGRRGVGETHQTAFRVPQRSLGYWTQRFVEKGIAYEALEKRFGESVLPFTDPDGMALALVGIPGAESEPGWSNGDVPAEHAIRGFHGVTLLLDSAAKTAAVLTDVFGFKEMAREGSVIRFKAPGDVEGSVVDIYEAKGFLRGHQGGGSVHHIAFRAVDDAEQGKMAQRLVSNHGLHPTEQRDRNYFRSIYFREPGGVLFEIATDIPGFAVDEPVATLGRDLKLPSFLEAQRKQIEAVLPNLAESVS from the coding sequence ATGTCTGGACTGCACCACGTGACCGCGATCGCGGGCGACCCCATCAGGAATTTCGGCTTTTACACCCGGGATCTCGGCCTGCGCTTCGTCAAGAAGACGGTCAATTTCGACGATCCCGGCACCTATCACTTCTACTACGGCGACGAGACCGGCCGCCCCGGCACCATCCTGACCTTCTTTCCCTGGGCCGGCGTGCCGGCCGGGCGCCGCGGCGTCGGCGAGACGCACCAGACCGCCTTCCGCGTGCCGCAACGCTCGCTCGGCTATTGGACGCAGCGCTTCGTCGAGAAGGGCATCGCCTACGAGGCGCTGGAGAAGCGCTTTGGCGAGTCCGTGCTGCCGTTCACAGACCCTGATGGCATGGCCCTCGCGCTCGTCGGCATTCCCGGTGCCGAGAGCGAGCCCGGCTGGAGCAACGGCGACGTTCCCGCCGAACATGCGATCCGCGGCTTCCACGGCGTGACCTTGTTGCTCGACAGCGCGGCAAAAACGGCTGCCGTCCTCACCGACGTGTTCGGCTTCAAGGAGATGGCGCGCGAAGGCTCCGTGATCCGCTTCAAGGCACCGGGCGATGTCGAAGGCAGCGTCGTCGACATCTACGAGGCCAAGGGCTTTTTGCGCGGGCACCAAGGTGGCGGCTCCGTGCATCACATCGCCTTCCGCGCGGTCGACGACGCCGAGCAGGGCAAGATGGCGCAAAGGCTCGTGAGCAATCACGGCCTGCACCCGACCGAACAGCGGGACCGCAACTACTTCCGCTCGATCTACTTCCGCGAGCCCGGCGGCGTGCTGTTCGAGATCGCGACCGATATCCCCGGCTTCGCCGTCGACGAGCCCGTCGCGACGCTGGGACGCGACCTCAAGCTGCCGAGCTTCCTCGAAGCGCAGCGCAAGCAGATCGAGGCTGTGTTGCCGAATTTGGCAGAGAGCGTGTCATGA
- a CDS encoding LysR family transcriptional regulator: MDKVASLGAFVKVVESGSFAEAGRQLRLSRSAISKYIADLEESLGVQLLNRTTRHASPTENGQRYFERAVVILSEIKAADQAVAQAQSAPRGLLRVNAPMSFGTLRLGPVLADFMARYPELQLQLVLSDDLLDPVQDGFDVTLRIAELESSSLIARKIMPVARMICASPDYLARHGTPKHPQDLREHASLTYGFLLTGNQWKLTGTDGDHWIQPAWSLCVNNAEVLRDVAIKGRGLALLPEFIAADALRKGELRTVLDDFSAPPLALYAVYPPTRHLSVKVRLFIDFLVERFGREDEASGRLK; encoded by the coding sequence ATGGATAAGGTCGCCAGCCTCGGGGCCTTCGTAAAGGTGGTCGAAAGCGGCAGTTTTGCCGAGGCGGGCCGGCAGTTGCGGCTGTCGCGCTCCGCGATCAGCAAATACATCGCCGACCTCGAAGAAAGCCTCGGCGTGCAGCTCCTGAATCGGACCACGCGCCATGCGAGCCCGACCGAGAACGGCCAGCGCTATTTTGAGCGCGCGGTCGTCATCCTGTCGGAGATCAAGGCTGCCGACCAGGCCGTGGCGCAAGCCCAGTCGGCGCCGCGCGGCCTGTTGCGCGTCAACGCGCCGATGTCGTTCGGCACTCTGCGGCTCGGGCCGGTGCTTGCCGATTTCATGGCGCGATATCCGGAGCTGCAGCTCCAGCTCGTGCTCAGCGACGATCTGCTCGATCCCGTCCAGGACGGCTTTGACGTGACCTTGCGGATCGCCGAATTGGAATCCTCGAGTTTGATCGCGCGTAAAATCATGCCGGTGGCGCGCATGATCTGCGCTTCGCCCGATTATCTCGCACGTCACGGCACACCGAAACATCCGCAGGATCTGCGCGAACATGCCTCGCTCACCTACGGCTTCCTGCTTACGGGCAATCAGTGGAAGCTCACCGGCACCGATGGCGATCACTGGATCCAGCCGGCCTGGTCGCTCTGCGTCAACAATGCCGAAGTGCTGCGTGATGTCGCAATCAAGGGCAGGGGGCTCGCGCTGCTCCCGGAGTTCATCGCCGCCGATGCCTTGAGGAAGGGCGAGCTGCGAACGGTGCTGGACGATTTTTCTGCGCCGCCGCTTGCGCTCTATGCGGTGTATCCGCCGACCCGGCATCTGTCGGTGAAAGTGCGGCTGTTCATTGATTTCCTGGTCGAGCGGTTTGGGCGGGAGGATGAAGCGTCGGGCCGATTAAAATGA